One stretch of Pseudomonas azotoformans DNA includes these proteins:
- the dsbG gene encoding thiol:disulfide interchange protein DsbG, with amino-acid sequence MPSLRHLLTLLPLTLAATLAQAEDWPAPIKQIEAKGAKILGKFDAPSGLTGYAAQYQNRGMALYLTADGKSVIAGNLYDAQGNDLSSAPLEKLVYAPMAKEVWAKMEKSSWIQDGDIKAPRIVYLFSDPNCPYCNMFWEQARPWVKAGKVQLRHIMVGIIREDSPGKSAALFAAKDPQKALEEHEAAGKGSKLQALAKIPADIEAKLDSNMKLMDELELSATPAIFYLDDKGGLQQQQGAPSPEKLVKILGPK; translated from the coding sequence ATGCCAAGCCTCCGCCACCTGCTGACCCTGCTGCCGCTGACACTCGCGGCCACCCTGGCCCAGGCCGAAGACTGGCCTGCACCGATCAAACAGATCGAGGCCAAGGGCGCCAAGATCCTCGGCAAATTCGACGCCCCCAGCGGCCTCACCGGCTACGCCGCCCAGTACCAGAACCGTGGCATGGCCCTGTACCTGACCGCCGACGGCAAAAGCGTGATCGCCGGCAACCTGTACGACGCCCAAGGCAACGACCTGAGCAGCGCCCCCCTGGAAAAGCTGGTGTACGCACCGATGGCCAAGGAAGTCTGGGCCAAGATGGAAAAAAGCAGCTGGATCCAGGACGGCGACATCAAGGCGCCGCGCATCGTCTACCTGTTCAGCGACCCCAACTGCCCCTACTGCAACATGTTCTGGGAACAGGCCCGCCCCTGGGTGAAGGCCGGCAAGGTGCAGTTGCGCCACATCATGGTCGGCATCATCCGCGAAGACAGCCCGGGCAAATCCGCCGCGCTGTTTGCCGCTAAAGACCCGCAGAAAGCCTTGGAAGAACATGAAGCCGCTGGCAAGGGCAGCAAGTTGCAGGCGTTGGCCAAGATTCCGGCGGATATCGAGGCCAAGCTTGATAGCAACATGAAGTTGATGGATGAGCTGGAATTGTCGGCGACGCCGGCGATTTTCTATCTGGATGACAAGGGCGGGTTGCAGCAGCAGCAAGGGGCGCCTTCGCCGGAGAAGTTGGTGAAGATTCTTGGGCCGAAATAG
- a CDS encoding prolipoprotein diacylglyceryl transferase family protein, whose product MLTLTIGTFAIALNHILLISALILATLVGWRVAKRGGENPESVLFSLFLLGMLVARISFVLRYWSDYRNDWVQMVDLRDGGFLAWPGVIALVLGALAYGWRRPALRKPLSAGVITGLVFWGMTSVSLSLYDKGSQLPEITLRNANGEVVQLADYKGGPLVINLWATWCPPCRREMPVLERAQHQRPDVTFLFVNQAESMQSVSTFLATQGLTLDNVLFDASGRLGQAVGSMALPTTLFYRADGRLINSHLGELSQASLARAMEPFDTAPERKPTCQASATC is encoded by the coding sequence ATGCTGACCCTGACCATCGGCACCTTCGCCATCGCCCTGAATCACATCCTGCTGATCAGCGCGCTGATTCTCGCCACCCTGGTGGGTTGGCGCGTGGCCAAGCGTGGTGGTGAAAACCCGGAATCGGTGCTGTTCAGCCTTTTCCTGCTGGGCATGCTCGTCGCCCGCATCAGCTTTGTACTGAGGTACTGGAGCGACTACCGCAACGACTGGGTGCAGATGGTCGACCTGCGCGACGGCGGCTTCCTTGCCTGGCCGGGCGTGATCGCCCTGGTCCTTGGCGCACTGGCCTATGGCTGGCGCCGCCCGGCCCTGCGCAAGCCGCTGAGTGCCGGGGTGATCACCGGCCTGGTGTTCTGGGGCATGACCAGCGTGTCCCTGAGCCTGTATGACAAGGGCTCGCAGCTGCCGGAAATCACCCTGCGCAATGCCAATGGCGAGGTGGTGCAATTGGCCGACTACAAGGGCGGTCCGCTGGTGATCAACCTGTGGGCCACCTGGTGCCCGCCGTGCCGCCGCGAAATGCCGGTGCTGGAACGTGCCCAACACCAACGTCCCGATGTGACCTTCCTGTTCGTCAACCAGGCCGAAAGCATGCAAAGCGTCAGCACCTTCCTCGCCACTCAAGGCCTGACGCTGGACAACGTGCTGTTCGACGCCAGCGGCCGCCTCGGCCAGGCCGTGGGCTCGATGGCCTTGCCGACCACCTTGTTCTACCGAGCCGATGGGCGCCTGATCAACAGCCACCTGGGCGAGTTGTCCCAGGCCAGCCTGGCCCGCGCCATGGAACCCTTCGACACCGCCCCTGAAAGGAAACCGACATGCCAAGCCTCCGCCACCTGCTGA